DNA from Danio aesculapii chromosome 10, fDanAes4.1, whole genome shotgun sequence:
aatgcttttaatgagcacacctaaccccacccctaaccctacccttcACATGCATTGTGTCTGAGTCATAATCAAAGCtgtatccagatactattggagttttcaaaaataaaaccttttaattTCAGCATTTCCCATGTGGGAACAACAATCTGTGTTTGCTCTGTATTTCTTAGAATACATCTCAAATAAAACAGCATCATGAAGCATATGACAAAACAAGAGGAGATCCGATGAGATCTGTTTAACAGAATATGGTGGTTTGTTGTGCGTCCTTCTTTTAAAATCACAGTGCTTAACCTAATAACACCATTCACTTTACCACTGTCATGTGCATATTGCAAAAGTCTATAGACACGAGTGCAACAGTCAATGATATcccacaaaaatatacatttgtctTTTTGTTTGACATAATTTTAATCAATTTGCAGCCTATTGACTTTAAAAAGAATCATAACATCACAAAGCATATATGAACTTTTTTATATTCTCATTtacacaaatacagtacagtatactctgagaaataaaggtacgagagctgtcactggggtgtaaCCTATTCTAGAGGTAAACGTGTGCCTAATGGGTTCTTACTGATACCACAAAGGTATATATTATACCAAACAATTTCACAAGGTACTCTTTTGTACAAGTGATGTATGAATATGGACAGTGACACTCTCATATCTTTATATAGGCAAGTAATTAAATAGTTTTTGATCTCTGAGgaactgaagaaagtttttacATTCTTAGAAGTGAGAAACAGCAATAGACTGTTACAAAAGCATGCTAGTttaagaatgaaaataaatatagacGGATTAGGGCAGAGTGCACACTTGAGACTTACCAGTGTTTACACAACTATAGTGACCAAAATTACAGTCAACACCGCAGAGATGACAAATGCCACTGCTACAGTCCCCATTAAATCCCAACCTAGAAGACAGAAATATTACAGAGGCCTATAATGAACCACCATATACTAAAACGGCATTATATCATAcgatacatgtttttaaaaagaaaataaatatgcataaaatcttATAAACTTACCCTCTTTTTCATAGCAGGCAGAGCTTGATAAATTAGCGATGAGTGGTTTGTTTAAGGACGAGTGGTTTACCCAGCAGGAGTAGACTGTGTTGTTGATTTGGGGTGGCAGTATAAGGTATGATTTATGGCTAAATGATTTGTTTGAGTACGAGTTGTTGATGAATTCTCCATCTCTGATCCACAGCAGTTCAAGTGAATCACGATGAAATCCCACAGAGCACAGAATCATAGGAGATCCGTCAGGCATCTTCTCACAGAACAGAGACAAGACCGGACGCACTGAAAATAGTGAAAGTGTTCAAAAACAGTTATACAAGAAATTAACATTTCTGATGGAAACTTAATTATTTACCAATAACTTGGACTTGTGTTATTCCCAGATTCACATGTGGTGGTGGTATAGTCCTCATCACAGTACAGGTGTATGTGTTTTTATCCTGAAAATTTAAGAGCTCAAATGAGATTTCCTCAGTCTCTGGAATCCAGTTAAACTTGACGTGATCTCTGCAGTTCTGTTGTTTCCATAAACTCCCATTAAAGCGAAGTGAACAGAGAGTATAATTTAATGTCTGAATATTTACTGCCATCAAATCTGTGTTATCTGTTCTGCTGGAGTTGCAGTTGATTCTTGCCGACTGTCCATGATTGACAAATAAAGTTGTAGTGTGAATCTTTGCCGCATTGGCAAAATCTGAAAAGCAATGAGCAGCAGCAACTTGAATCTGTTACAAATTGTgaattacacatttaaatgattGATCATAATTCATAATATGCATTATTCATAAATGCATCATAGATTTTGAACATTTAACATTACCATTAGCTGAAGACAGGAGCATCCAACCGcaacagattaaaaataaatactgccAAAAATAAAGATCAATTAAACACAAAGAAAAAGACAA
Protein-coding regions in this window:
- the LOC130236650 gene encoding uncharacterized protein LOC130236650, whose amino-acid sequence is MLLSSANDFANAAKIHTTTLFVNHGQSARINCNSSRTDNTDLMAVNIQTLNYTLCSLRFNGSLWKQQNCRDHVKFNWIPETEEISFELLNFQDKNTYTCTVMRTIPPPHVNLGITQVQVIVRPVLSLFCEKMPDGSPMILCSVGFHRDSLELLWIRDGEFINNSYSNKSFSHKSYLILPPQINNTVYSCWVNHSSLNKPLIANLSSSACYEKEGWDLMGTVAVAFVISAVLTVILVTIVV